Proteins from one Nitrobacteraceae bacterium AZCC 2146 genomic window:
- a CDS encoding urea transport system substrate-binding protein (product_source=KO:K11959; cath_funfam=3.40.50.2300; cleavage_site_network=SignalP-noTM; cog=COG0683; ko=KO:K11959; pfam=PF13458; superfamily=53822), translating into MKLRSIKCMTFALLVCSAGLGASTCADAAEPIRIGAVLSFSGGVELYGQQAKLGLDLAVKDINAAGGILGRPLEVIYADDKTRPASAATATQSLIESGVVAVVGPITSQNLNAIAPVAESLKTPLLYATNYEGGKCSRYVFSFSTVPNQELGQLLPYMNQTFGNTYFLLGADRVWPHQMFDIAKPLIEKLGGKVAGTQFTLGTETDFTPLIEQVAAAKAKVLLFALKGDGMDFIRQADEHGLLKDTTVAFLGLSEVDVGIFRGKGQNMYTVVPSVATSEDLSVKAFVAKVRAEAGDDAVVSNYVMTHYNTLIALKAAIEKAGKVDKEAIVDALAGSVIPSPTGPVTIDQNHYATMNMFIAKTQGRDLVTVRALGEIAPQPGCKLVRP; encoded by the coding sequence ATGAAGTTGCGGTCAATAAAATGCATGACGTTCGCGCTGCTCGTCTGCAGCGCAGGGCTCGGCGCTTCAACCTGCGCCGATGCCGCCGAACCGATCCGCATCGGCGCGGTCCTGTCGTTTTCCGGTGGCGTCGAGCTGTACGGTCAGCAGGCCAAGCTCGGGCTCGACCTGGCTGTCAAGGACATCAACGCCGCGGGCGGGATCCTCGGCAGGCCTCTCGAGGTCATCTATGCAGACGACAAGACCCGGCCGGCATCCGCTGCGACCGCCACGCAGTCGTTGATCGAAAGCGGCGTTGTGGCGGTTGTCGGCCCCATCACCTCGCAAAACCTGAATGCGATCGCGCCGGTGGCCGAGAGCCTGAAAACGCCGCTGCTCTACGCCACCAACTACGAAGGCGGCAAGTGCAGCCGGTATGTTTTCTCGTTCAGCACGGTTCCCAACCAGGAGCTGGGCCAGTTGCTGCCCTACATGAATCAAACCTTCGGCAACACCTATTTCCTGCTGGGAGCCGACCGGGTCTGGCCGCACCAGATGTTCGATATTGCAAAGCCGCTTATTGAAAAGCTCGGCGGCAAAGTCGCCGGAACACAATTTACGCTGGGGACCGAGACGGATTTCACTCCGCTGATTGAGCAGGTGGCAGCGGCCAAGGCCAAGGTGCTGCTGTTCGCGCTGAAAGGCGATGGCATGGATTTCATCCGGCAGGCCGACGAGCATGGATTGCTGAAGGACACCACGGTCGCATTCCTGGGATTGTCGGAGGTCGATGTCGGCATTTTCCGCGGCAAGGGCCAGAACATGTACACGGTGGTGCCTTCGGTTGCGACGAGCGAGGACCTCTCCGTCAAGGCATTCGTCGCCAAGGTCCGGGCCGAAGCCGGAGACGACGCCGTGGTGTCGAACTATGTCATGACGCACTACAACACGCTGATCGCGCTCAAGGCGGCTATCGAGAAGGCCGGCAAGGTTGACAAGGAGGCCATCGTCGACGCCCTGGCGGGGTCGGTTATCCCATCGCCGACCGGGCCTGTGACGATCGACCAGAACCACTATGCCACGATGAACATGTTCATCGCCAAGACCCAGGGTCGCGACCTCGTCACGGTCCGCGCGCTGGGCGAGATTGCTCCGCAGCCGGGATGCAAACTGGTTCGGCCTTGA
- a CDS encoding NAD(P)-dependent dehydrogenase (short-subunit alcohol dehydrogenase family) (product_source=COG1028; cath_funfam=3.40.50.720; cog=COG1028; pfam=PF00106; superfamily=51735), with translation MSLKDKNVVVTGANRGIGRALVEEALRRGAKRVYAGTRQPLAHSDKRVTPLTLDVTDAAQTQAAVERVESLDILINNAGLALYDDLSDRAALERHLAVNLFGTYGVTQAFLPLLTRSRGAIVNVLSVTAFAALPLIPAYSVSKAAAFSLSQSLRALLAGQGVRVHAVMTGPVDTDMSRGLDIPKASPESVARAIFDGVEKGEEDIFPDPMSESIAQSWRSGAIKALERQYATLIGAQTAPLLVDGAPGIAGSRVG, from the coding sequence ATGAGCCTCAAGGACAAGAATGTCGTCGTCACCGGCGCAAATCGCGGTATCGGACGGGCGCTGGTCGAGGAAGCCCTGAGGAGAGGCGCGAAGCGGGTGTATGCCGGTACACGCCAGCCCTTGGCCCACTCGGATAAGCGCGTCACGCCCCTGACCCTGGACGTGACCGACGCAGCGCAGACTCAGGCAGCGGTGGAGAGAGTCGAATCTCTCGACATTCTCATCAACAATGCCGGCTTGGCACTTTACGACGACTTGAGCGATCGTGCCGCGCTCGAACGGCACCTCGCCGTCAATCTCTTCGGTACCTATGGCGTGACCCAGGCTTTCCTGCCGCTGCTGACGCGTTCTCGGGGAGCCATCGTCAACGTTCTGTCGGTAACGGCCTTCGCCGCCCTGCCGCTCATTCCGGCCTACTCGGTCTCGAAGGCGGCCGCGTTCTCCCTGTCGCAATCGCTGCGCGCGCTTTTGGCCGGGCAGGGCGTGAGGGTCCATGCCGTCATGACCGGCCCCGTGGATACGGATATGTCGCGCGGCCTCGACATACCGAAGGCTTCTCCGGAGTCCGTTGCGCGCGCGATCTTCGACGGCGTGGAGAAGGGGGAGGAAGATATCTTTCCGGATCCCATGTCGGAATCCATCGCGCAGAGCTGGCGCAGCGGCGCGATCAAGGCGCTCGAGCGCCAGTATGCGACGCTCATTGGCGCTCAGACGGCTCCGCTACTCGTCGATGGCGCCCCAGGGATCGCGGGTTCTCGCGTTGGTTGA
- a CDS encoding NAD(P)-dependent dehydrogenase (short-subunit alcohol dehydrogenase family) (product_source=COG1028; cath_funfam=3.40.50.720; cog=COG1028; pfam=PF00106; superfamily=51735) produces MSLKDKNVVVTGGSRGLGLGLVEALVAHGARVTVVARGADALASIRARLGVATIAADVTDETAAHRILAEVRPDILALNAGATPRMGRLDQLSWADFTVPWETDVKAGLYWLQAALNLPLKPGSRVLVGSSGAAQNGSPLSGGYAGAKRMLWFMAKYANGVSAQKGLGIRFQAIVPLQIIGGTGVGDAGAGAYARAMNLEPAEFLAGFGAPLPPREFGDKVVSVLDDPKYAEGLIFGLKGDTGVTMLEGAAV; encoded by the coding sequence ATGAGCCTCAAGGACAAGAATGTCGTCGTCACCGGCGGAAGCCGTGGCCTCGGCCTGGGACTGGTCGAGGCCCTGGTCGCGCACGGCGCCAGGGTGACGGTCGTCGCCCGCGGCGCCGATGCGCTCGCGTCTATCCGCGCCCGGCTGGGCGTCGCCACGATCGCCGCCGATGTGACGGACGAGACCGCGGCCCACCGCATCCTTGCCGAGGTCCGCCCGGACATCCTGGCGCTGAACGCCGGCGCGACGCCACGGATGGGGCGGTTGGACCAGCTGAGCTGGGCGGATTTCACTGTGCCTTGGGAGACCGACGTCAAGGCCGGGCTCTATTGGCTGCAGGCGGCGCTCAACCTGCCGCTCAAGCCCGGAAGCCGCGTCCTGGTGGGATCGAGCGGCGCGGCCCAGAACGGATCGCCGCTCTCGGGCGGCTATGCCGGCGCCAAGCGCATGCTGTGGTTCATGGCCAAATACGCCAACGGCGTCTCTGCGCAGAAGGGCCTCGGCATCCGCTTCCAGGCGATCGTGCCGCTGCAGATCATCGGCGGCACCGGCGTCGGTGACGCAGGTGCCGGCGCCTACGCGCGCGCCATGAACCTGGAGCCCGCAGAGTTTTTGGCTGGCTTCGGCGCGCCGCTGCCGCCCCGGGAGTTTGGTGACAAGGTTGTTTCCGTGCTGGACGACCCGAAATATGCCGAGGGTCTTATTTTCGGGCTCAAGGGCGACACCGGAGTCACAATGCTCGAGGGAGCGGCGGTTTGA
- a CDS encoding RNA polymerase sigma factor (sigma-70 family) (product_source=TIGR02937; cath_funfam=1.10.10.10,1.10.1740.10; cog=COG1595,COG3631; pfam=PF04542,PF08281; superfamily=54427,88946; tigrfam=TIGR02937) produces MNEGRPSPNDDRRARLLALAGELRPELHRYCARLMGSVIDGEDVVQDTLVRAFAALQDLEEMPPLRPWLFRIAHNRALDLLRSRAARMAEPIDAASDVADSANHDPVEKMMRQEAVKTAVSRFAELPTMQRSVVILKDVLDESLIEIAALLDLTVDAVKGHLARGRARLREINAQADARPEAQPASAALARYVALFNQRDWDGLRALLADDVKLNQSTHPLRVSAADVGMFFTIYAKIDGVWLAPAWLEGREVIAVFEDRSDPKPSYIMWLEWRDGRISFIRDYRYVHYVIADAELAVAPDARPAGDCAGAPQALSPLRATPSKS; encoded by the coding sequence TTGAACGAAGGACGGCCATCGCCGAACGACGATCGCCGGGCGAGGCTTCTCGCTTTGGCCGGCGAACTGCGGCCCGAGCTGCATCGCTATTGTGCGCGTCTTATGGGGTCGGTCATCGACGGCGAGGACGTGGTGCAGGATACGCTCGTCCGGGCTTTCGCAGCGTTGCAGGATCTGGAGGAGATGCCGCCGCTGCGACCCTGGCTGTTCCGGATCGCCCACAACCGCGCGCTCGACCTGCTGCGCAGCCGGGCGGCGCGCATGGCCGAACCGATCGACGCCGCCTCAGACGTCGCCGACTCGGCCAACCATGACCCCGTGGAGAAGATGATGCGCCAGGAAGCGGTCAAGACCGCGGTGTCGCGCTTTGCGGAGCTTCCTACCATGCAGCGGAGCGTCGTCATCCTGAAGGACGTGCTCGATGAGTCGCTGATAGAGATCGCCGCTCTCCTTGACCTGACGGTCGACGCCGTGAAGGGCCATCTGGCGCGGGGGCGGGCGCGCCTTCGGGAGATCAACGCGCAAGCCGACGCGCGTCCGGAGGCGCAGCCGGCGTCAGCGGCGCTGGCGCGCTATGTCGCGCTCTTCAACCAGCGGGACTGGGACGGCCTGCGGGCGCTCCTGGCCGACGACGTGAAACTCAATCAGTCCACGCACCCGCTTCGCGTCAGTGCCGCGGACGTCGGTATGTTCTTCACCATCTACGCCAAGATCGATGGCGTCTGGCTCGCCCCGGCCTGGCTTGAGGGCCGGGAGGTGATCGCAGTCTTTGAAGACCGCTCCGATCCGAAGCCCAGCTACATAATGTGGCTTGAATGGCGCGACGGCCGGATCAGCTTCATCCGTGACTACCGCTATGTCCACTATGTCATTGCCGACGCCGAGTTGGCGGTGGCGCCGGACGCCAGGCCCGCGGGCGACTGCGCCGGCGCCCCACAGGCGCTATCGCCCCTCCGAGCTACTCCGTCAAAATCTTGA